TATTTCTGTCCAGCTTTCATTCTGTGCCGCCTCAAGGCCCTAAGTCGGTGACTCATAATTGGAAAAATAATTGTTCTATGAAAAACTTTTGTGTGGAAAAGCCAGGGTTGGAAGATATCTTACTAGTACGACATGACTCAACTGTCGCAGTGCTACACTGCTGAATATTGTACTTTCATCAAATGAAGGACAAAGAAAACATTGTTTTAAGGTTTGAGTCATGTTTAAGGTACACTTGTCACTGCTGTAACAATTCCTTGCACACAGATGTTTCGATCATTTACCATCACACAGGGTTGTGTAACAGTCATCTATGTGTAACTGGGTTGGTAACCTGTCATAAACCCCCAGAGATGACTGAGAGGAGGTCAACTTCAGGTTGTCATTAGACCCTTGCCTCTTCTTGGGCTCTGACGCACCATCCAGGTGGTTCACTGGGCGTcattgccatctagtggtacTCAGGACACACGACACTTTTTTCATTTAGGCATGCCAGTAAACGTTGAGTGAATTGATatttggaagaaaaaaatatacTGAAAGATTTGAAAGACATTTTGAAGGATTACACTTCGATTCTCAGAATGAGGTTATTCAGTTACCCAAAACATAATTTAATTTAATACTGCAGACCTAAAAAAAGAATATGAATGGCTGTTATGAACATCAGTTTGATCAGTCAGAGTATAAAATGATTTAATCTCACTGCTCAGGAACAGGAGTTTAAGAGTATACACCGACCTAAAACAACTTGGTGAGTCTGCTtatagcttaacccttgtgttatcttcgggtgattctgacccatcagtcattgtcacccaccgtcgtattgcgacaaagagaaacaaagtgaagcattttcttttagccgtcgggctgtctcggaccccccacatcgcgaaggttaaaataaaattaatttttatttgtttttttattgggtaaaattgtcgcaacacaacgatggttctttgtgaaccttcgggtcatgtgacccgaagccagcacaagggttaatctatCTCAGGGCTCCCTCTTGAGGGGAAATGCATACACTGTTACACTGTTAATGGCTTTACATTAAAAGGTCTTTATTGCAAGTTTGCTTGTGATAGAAGCATACATGTAGATAATTTATTACCAATTTGCACTTATACATCTAAGAAAAATAGCAAACCGGGATGCATTTTCAGCAAAATAACAACACTTGATTGACAAACAGTTATTTTCCATAAAGACTGTAGTCCAGAAGTAAGCACTTTGGCATATCAAGATTCTGAAATGTACAATTATAGGCATCAGCAAACCAAACAATTACTTACCAACATGACATAATTGGAGTGTAGTCAGTTACTTATCTAAACAGTAAGCATTTCTCAATACTATAACAGAATACTTATGTCTGAAGATTTGCATGCATTTGATAAACTGTGGACGGTATCCATTTGACCCCATTTATATAAATCTGAACAATACATTGTAATCGTAAACCGACTTGTGATACAGGGCGGTCCCGTTCAGTCCTGCTAACGtccctcattctccctcttCAACCCCGACCATCTTGGCATAATATAAACCATAGATTCACTTTCCAGACTCCAACAAGAAGCTTTCTTTGGAACCAGGAGAAAACCTTTGAAAAAGTGTCATCTGACCACTATTCCCTACTCAGCAAGGCGCACAAGGTGATTACAAATCGACACAGCTACTCAGGGTCTGCATGGAAGCACCACATGCAACACTGCACAGCTAACCCTGCCAttcttaaaataaacatttaaaacggTGAGGAAAGCAGCATTATTATGGttgtattaaaaaatatataattaaaaaCAGGCCTAAGCCAATAATGGAACTGAACTATTAGGTTCATCGTTAACGGATAATAAAATTGTTAATCTTTATGGAGTTTATTCAAGTTAAAATGATCCACAACCATGACAAGGGTCCCCATGAACATAAAACACCACAGCCACAAAACTGCCTGACAATCAAATCAAAACACAAAACTCACCCATCATTTCCACATCAACAACTGTGCGTCTGActgcgtgtttgtgtctgagaGCAGCTGTGAGCATGATCAACCCTCTCGTGTCTTCTCCTCGTCCAGACACATCACCCTGAGTCCCCTGACTGACATGCAGAGTGCGTAGGAACCACCTCAGTGAGGGGAGTGAACCGAAAACTACATTCCTCCCCTTCATCTCGTTTGTGAGTGGCTTCCTCAGTGGATTTGACGACGGCTTGCGCCTCcggctccccctgctggctaGTGGGTGTAATGGTCCACCTGATGCAGCTTGTGGAGGAGGTTGTGCGTGAGGTCAAAGGTGGTGAGGCTGACTGCCACGGCGACGGGCCCTTTGATCCAGTTCATGCTGAGGCCCTTGTAGAGCCCCCGCACCACGCCTTCCTGCTGTACGACGGCCCGCATGGTGCCCAGGACCGTGGTGTGTGGGTGGCCCGTCACCCCAGCCGTCTGCATCCTTCGGCGGACCACGTCCAACGGGTAGGAGGCCGACTGGCCGATGAGGCCCGCGCAAGCCCCAAAGGCCAGGCGCTCGGATGGGTGAGGCTGGGACCGCAGTGTtctctctggggagggggggagacagattaGTCAGTCAGTTAACAAACTGGGATGAACAGTGAATGTCAAATGACATATGAGTTTTTGCTGTATGTATCAAAGGTTTTCCTTGACACCTGAACACCTAAGAGGACCACAGTCTTCTCACCTGCGTGAAGCTTCTTCAGACTCTCGTACACGAAGAAGGTGAGGCCTGCGTATGGGACCACGCccaggatggtgggggtgaAGCCTCTGTACAGGGTCTTAAAGCCCTCCTCCTGCGAGATTCGGACGAACACGTGCATAACGTTGCTGTACCTGtacgagacagacaggaagcagtggaACCATCAGAACATACCCTCGCAGTACGGTCATCGGCATTGGAGGCTTTCAggtctatttacatttagtcatttagcagacactcttatccagagcaacttatagtacatttacatttagtcatttagcagacgctcttacccagagcgacttacagtaagtacagggacattcccccgaggcaagtagggtgaagtgccttgcccaaggacacagtgtcatttagcacagccgggatttgaaccggcaaccttctgattactagcccgattccctaaccgctcagccatctgacccccctattTCAGAGATTCACTGTTTATTTAAATACGcttgtatttatatatttgttcTCTTGTGTTGTGCATACAAGTTAGTTACCATCAAAGCCATTCTCAATAATTGTTTTTTCGGGGAAGTGTAGGTGCATATATCTTAAATTTTACATTGAAGTACATGGGGATTATAGCATGTTTCAAATGAGTGCCGAGGTGAATGCCTACATTTCTCTCGGGGTGACTGCCATGCGGGCACGGACCATGTCTAGCGGGTAGGTGAGCATGGCAGCGGTGGTGCCAGCCAGGGACCCTGCCAGGAACCGCGGGAGGGGTGGCAGCGCTCTGAACAAAACAAACAGTGAGATCGTGTTACACAACACGGACTAATGCCAGGCAGCTCTGGAACCACAGAGTCAAGGTCAGGGCAATTTTACTGCAATCATTATTGACCCCTACACATCTTTGTAATATCAAACATGAATACATAATATTCTGTATAAATAACACATTTGCATGATAATAGACAGACAAGCAAGTACTTACTTGCCCTGGTAACCATAGTATCCGCCCAGTAGTCGTTTGTACTGGTCGTGAGAGCAGAACTGGAGGGCAGCGTAGGGGATGACCCGCACCATGGTGGCTGAGTTGCCTCTCCACAGACTGAAGAACCCATCCTTCATATAGGTGCAGTAGACTAACCTATAAGCCTCCTAAgaaaacatttttacattttacatttttagtcatttagcagacgctcttatccagagcgacttacagtaattacagggacattccccctgaggcaagtagggtgaagtgccttgcccaaggacacaacgtcatttggcacggccgggaatcgaaccatcgaccttctgattactagcccgattctttaaccgctcagccacctgactccctcagcgctcccaaaacacacagcGAGAAGACAACAACAGTTTATCCATGTTCGAAATCCCCACAACACGCAACGTTTACTTTCAGACGTTGACTGCTGTGTATTACGTTGACATTCTAAGTTTGCATAATGCTACTTACAAGAACCCAGGAACACATAACACTAATACCACTCAATCCTGCCATGCTAAAGTCTGTAAATAGCATCGAGCTGCAGATTCTATGTGAATTATATAATGAAGGAATTCGCTCACCTTGGCAGAGAATCGCTTGGAAGACACTGAGGTAAAAGAAATGCGATAAAAGACGTTAGATCGCTGACAAAAGTATGGAAAATAAAAGCAGAATGGAAACAAGCACAATCGGAACAAGGGTAATGCTATTGTGAAACGCTGCCTTTAGATCTGCTCCCTCCATTGTCCACTGTTTCCATGCTGGGAAACATGAGAGCGTGCTGCAGAAAGTGAGCTCACCTTGGAAGATGATTTTGGTTCGGTCCAGTGGAGCGATGACCGTCTTGGCCACCGCACCTGCGAAGGCCCCGCAGAGCAAAGAGTCCAGCACGGTCCATCTCTGACTGAAATCctgcacacaaagacacacaaccGGTTAACCACGACAGTTTGGGCAACAGAAGCCCATGTCAACAGTCCCTTTTAGTCCAATTACTTAATATGCGTTATAACTGATACAGTTTGGCACCCAGGGGTAAACAAGCTAAGGTAGTACTAGGTATAACTTTGGTCGGCTGCCAGTACAGCGCAACCTGACTTCTTTCAACACCTACTGTAGTTTTTATTAGCCTTCTTGTTCTCTTGAGCGTGGGCCTTCAATCATACACAAACGTGCCAAAGGCGCTATCTACAGTACAGTGGTATCATTCAGCCAGCTCCCCAGTCGGgcctcacacgtacacacgtgcTAAGGGCCCTCTTCAGAGTTTATCTTAGTACATCGAGATAAGCCCGAGAGCGGTTTGGCCCACATTCTGAATTGTGTGTTGAGAAACCTATGGGAATCATAAATTCTCTAGCTGATAAGATGAGTTAGGGACACTTGGCTGATGACTGGTTCTGTTGCAATATAAGAATCACAGGGCAGAGTTACTGTAATGAGTAGGTTCAAGTGTTTTGACTTTGCAGCAATAAGGACAAACATGATATAAATACAACCCACTTAAGTCCTACTTTCAGGGAATATTTAATAAGGAAAAAAAGAACCGACCAAAATGGCATGTGCCAGATATGCAACAAGCACATTTTAGGAACTAAGTACTGCCTCATGTCACACTAAATTAGGATGATCTGCAGCAAGGTGATTGTGGCATAAACATCCAGCAAACCTAGCTGTGGAGACAGGGACTCACTTTAGcctgggtggagggtggcagaGACAGCACAGAGGCCTGGTCCACAGGCAGGGCTGGTTGGTGGTCTGGGACTCCGTGAGCCATACTGGGTCGTGCCCTTGACGTGAACCAGTTAGTTAGACAAACAAGTACGCAGGCGGGCGGGTGGGCGGTTCTGGAAGATTCCACAGCTGAAGACAGACATAAGAATAATAAATAAACTCAACCCATTACTAAAAACGAAATCCCTCCTCTCTTGACATATTCATCAAACACGCCTTTAGCGTTTGACTGATATGCCTGGATGTTTACTGGCTTAAAATGAATGCATTTCTAATGGGCGAACGACTAAACATATCATGTTACATTGCTACTGTGATGTGGTAAACAACAGTCTTAAGCTACATGAATTggtttaaacatgcatctaccAATCAAAATATATATGGTTAATATAATGGTTAAGAGTATAATGGTTAAGAGTGAAAAACACCCTACCGTTGCAAGTCATTGTTGGGCAGTATATCAACTTTGCTACGCACTAAGTTCCTATGCACAAACCACTGCAAAATGCAATGTATGGAATTCGATAAACCCTTACCTTTGAGTTTCCGTGTACGAAAAAATGCACAATTGGATCAATATTCAAAATCCCAATTCAATGATCAACGCGTCGTTGTCTGCTAAACAGATCATTGGGGATGTTTTGCTGTTTGTTTGCTTGGTCTGGATCACAACACCGCTGGCTGCACGTAGCCCAATC
The sequence above is drawn from the Osmerus eperlanus chromosome 24, fOsmEpe2.1, whole genome shotgun sequence genome and encodes:
- the LOC134010924 gene encoding mitochondrial coenzyme A transporter SLC25A42-like, with protein sequence MAHGVPDHQPALPVDQASVLSLPPSTQAKDFSQRWTVLDSLLCGAFAGAVAKTVIAPLDRTKIIFQVSSKRFSAKEAYRLVYCTYMKDGFFSLWRGNSATMVRVIPYAALQFCSHDQYKRLLGGYYGYQGKALPPLPRFLAGSLAGTTAAMLTYPLDMVRARMAVTPREMYSNVMHVFVRISQEEGFKTLYRGFTPTILGVVPYAGLTFFVYESLKKLHAERTLRSQPHPSERLAFGACAGLIGQSASYPLDVVRRRMQTAGVTGHPHTTVLGTMRAVVQQEGVVRGLYKGLSMNWIKGPVAVAVSLTTFDLTHNLLHKLHQVDHYTH